Proteins encoded together in one Orrella marina window:
- a CDS encoding PAS domain-containing protein, protein MNKLETQRQKLALYPVLVAAVLLILLIAYWAHLFASYDTMRSQVRHDTLRLASQTAHALSLQANTLFRKLDYFSLQLTEAWLSDNPAFFDRSVRVAMRTLPQDALVQIAVADAQGEVVYSQLTDGPVQLDRQRPVNIADREHFQVHLGGDESTFYISEPILGRISNTWTVQFTRGLWKDGVFGGVLVLAVSASHLSAALASTFPDEDDVALIVRSDGTYIARSRELEGVFGTRLPPDRPFLTDPESREGAYEVVAAVDGVKRLYAWWRGQDYPFVLAVGYGTDKSLDVTEQAISESIEQNAIGSATLVLAIGIVLWMWIQRSRQTASLKEAELRLKLALSGGRLAAWDWQVTDDELTVDGAWAVMFGFDNASRVKSSRDWMDRLHPEDRSRAVASLHFSLADPAGLYDAEYRVIGDDGSTVWISDRGEVVERDEQGSPVRMVGVKQDITQRKNAQQAEESIRHQLSKLVAEIPGAVIQFRRDPQGQFSFPFASPAIRQIYGVSPDQVVMTADEVFKAIHPLDVARVRDSIEESARTLYEWHTEYRVVRPDGQVRWISGHSRPERLEDGSVIWHGYLQDVTTDREVAEALKANEAHLRFTLQAVHDGLWSYDHDADVATWDERIRELLGHVGARWQQPALDDLLTIIHPQDVERLSREAVELFSRHSHDVIWMDFRLQTLDQRWLWVQARGRVVEWNDDGSPRKTVGILSDISERVAGEQLRQALLNRSPAAIALINHRREVIETNEQFKALFLPQEVSITGLDLRSLHIDDDHERMMAQAYVQLGESKALRMDFPLRDVEGTIRWFDMHGVLQDTSDPHSPIIWTMTDITARHAADQALSTERQRLRMLLQRFPGGVLIEDADERIVFANERWCDLMGLSISPQSMVGLSHEGLEDLIGSDRAQWHHESLRVARRGENNTIEVNDGNGSFMELEHLEIAKDEQHTNLGTVWFVWDITERKQHENRLNQLAMTDPLTGLANRRSFMQALTRHVQTLGKDGHASRGVILMLDIDHFKKVNDTYGHADGDQVLKHLASTFKAQIRAHDLAGRLGGEEFAILLTAVDEADGRLVAERIRQAVQVSQVVTSNAVIRITISIGLAVVTAESPDELLKRADKALYKAKQLGRNRVCDWESEV, encoded by the coding sequence ATGAACAAACTCGAGACGCAACGACAGAAGCTTGCCCTCTATCCAGTCTTGGTGGCGGCCGTGCTCCTGATTCTGCTGATCGCGTACTGGGCGCATCTGTTTGCGTCCTACGACACGATGCGCAGTCAGGTTCGACATGACACGCTGCGCCTTGCCAGTCAGACAGCGCACGCTCTGTCCTTGCAGGCCAACACACTATTTCGCAAGCTGGATTATTTCTCGCTTCAACTCACCGAAGCGTGGCTGTCGGATAATCCGGCATTCTTTGACCGGTCTGTTCGGGTTGCCATGCGAACGCTGCCTCAGGATGCGCTCGTTCAGATTGCTGTTGCTGATGCGCAAGGTGAAGTGGTCTATTCGCAACTAACGGATGGTCCGGTCCAACTTGACCGCCAGCGTCCGGTGAACATTGCAGACCGAGAGCATTTTCAGGTTCACCTGGGTGGCGATGAAAGCACCTTTTACATTAGCGAACCGATACTGGGGCGCATCTCGAATACCTGGACAGTCCAGTTCACCCGTGGCTTATGGAAGGATGGCGTGTTTGGCGGCGTGCTGGTCCTGGCTGTTTCGGCCAGCCACCTTTCAGCCGCACTGGCGTCCACGTTCCCGGATGAGGATGATGTTGCGCTGATCGTGCGTAGCGACGGTACCTATATCGCCAGGTCGCGTGAGCTTGAGGGCGTGTTCGGAACACGATTACCACCGGATAGACCTTTCCTGACGGATCCCGAATCCCGGGAAGGTGCGTATGAAGTGGTGGCCGCTGTCGATGGCGTTAAACGTCTGTACGCCTGGTGGCGTGGTCAGGATTATCCGTTTGTACTGGCCGTCGGTTACGGAACTGACAAGTCACTGGATGTGACTGAGCAGGCGATCAGCGAGAGTATCGAACAAAATGCAATTGGCAGCGCAACACTCGTTCTGGCGATCGGGATTGTGTTGTGGATGTGGATTCAGCGAAGTCGTCAGACGGCGAGCCTGAAGGAAGCAGAGTTGCGGCTCAAACTCGCTTTGTCAGGGGGACGGCTTGCAGCCTGGGACTGGCAGGTCACGGACGACGAACTCACTGTCGATGGTGCCTGGGCGGTGATGTTCGGGTTTGATAATGCATCCAGAGTGAAGTCCTCCAGGGACTGGATGGACCGTCTGCATCCGGAGGACAGGAGCAGGGCTGTCGCCTCACTGCATTTTAGTCTGGCGGATCCGGCCGGGTTGTATGACGCCGAATATCGTGTCATCGGGGACGACGGATCGACCGTCTGGATCTCTGACCGGGGCGAGGTGGTTGAACGGGATGAGCAAGGCAGTCCTGTCCGGATGGTGGGTGTCAAACAGGACATTACCCAGCGCAAGAATGCCCAGCAAGCCGAAGAGTCGATCCGTCATCAACTCAGTAAACTGGTGGCGGAAATACCGGGGGCGGTCATCCAGTTCAGGCGCGACCCGCAGGGTCAGTTCAGCTTTCCGTTTGCCAGTCCCGCTATCAGGCAAATCTATGGTGTCTCGCCTGATCAGGTGGTCATGACGGCTGATGAGGTTTTCAAGGCCATCCATCCTCTGGACGTGGCACGTGTCAGGGACTCCATCGAAGAATCGGCCAGGACGCTTTATGAATGGCACACCGAATACCGGGTGGTGCGGCCAGATGGACAGGTGCGATGGATCTCGGGACATTCGAGACCGGAGCGACTCGAAGACGGGTCGGTGATCTGGCACGGCTATCTCCAGGACGTCACAACAGATCGGGAAGTGGCAGAAGCACTCAAAGCCAACGAAGCGCATTTGCGATTTACGCTGCAAGCGGTGCATGACGGTTTGTGGTCCTACGATCATGATGCGGATGTGGCGACCTGGGATGAGCGGATCCGGGAGTTGCTTGGTCATGTGGGAGCCCGCTGGCAGCAACCAGCACTTGACGATCTATTGACGATTATTCATCCGCAGGATGTAGAGAGACTGTCCAGAGAAGCGGTGGAACTGTTCTCCAGGCATAGTCATGATGTGATCTGGATGGATTTCAGATTGCAGACACTCGATCAGCGCTGGCTCTGGGTGCAGGCCAGGGGGCGGGTCGTCGAGTGGAACGATGATGGTTCACCCCGCAAGACTGTCGGCATATTGAGCGATATCTCCGAGCGCGTCGCCGGGGAGCAGTTGCGTCAGGCGCTCCTGAATCGAAGCCCTGCCGCAATCGCACTTATAAATCACCGCCGTGAAGTGATTGAGACCAACGAGCAGTTCAAGGCGTTGTTTCTCCCGCAAGAAGTGAGCATTACCGGGCTTGATTTGCGTTCGCTGCATATTGACGACGATCATGAGCGCATGATGGCACAGGCTTACGTACAACTGGGCGAAAGCAAAGCCTTGCGGATGGATTTTCCGTTGCGTGATGTCGAGGGAACCATCCGCTGGTTCGACATGCACGGCGTCTTGCAGGATACGTCAGATCCACATAGTCCGATCATCTGGACCATGACCGACATTACGGCACGCCATGCTGCCGATCAGGCGTTGAGTACAGAGCGACAGCGTCTCAGAATGCTGTTGCAACGGTTTCCTGGCGGGGTGTTGATCGAGGATGCGGACGAGCGCATCGTGTTTGCGAATGAGCGCTGGTGTGATCTGATGGGCTTGAGCATTTCTCCTCAAAGTATGGTCGGTCTTTCGCACGAAGGGCTTGAGGATCTGATCGGGTCTGATCGGGCTCAGTGGCATCACGAGAGTCTTCGTGTTGCACGACGGGGCGAGAACAACACCATCGAGGTCAACGATGGCAATGGCAGTTTTATGGAGCTGGAGCATCTGGAAATTGCCAAGGACGAGCAACACACGAATCTCGGAACCGTGTGGTTCGTCTGGGACATCACCGAACGTAAGCAGCACGAGAACAGGCTTAACCAGTTGGCAATGACCGATCCGCTGACCGGACTGGCCAATCGCCGCAGTTTCATGCAAGCACTGACTCGCCATGTGCAGACCCTTGGCAAGGATGGACATGCCAGCCGCGGGGTGATTCTGATGCTTGATATCGATCATTTCAAGAAAGTCAACGATACTTACGGGCATGCGGACGGAGACCAGGTGCTCAAGCACCTCGCCTCGACGTTCAAAGCGCAGATCCGGGCGCATGATCTGGCTGGCAGGCTAGGGGGCGAGGAATTCGCGATCTTGCTTACGGCGGTTGACGAGGCAGACGGCAGGCTGGTTGCCGAGCGGATCCGTCAAGCGGTTCAGGTTTCACAAGTGGTGACAAGCAATGCAGTTATTCGCATCACGATTAGTATCGGACTGGCTGTTGTGACTGCTGAGAGTCCGGACGAGTTGTTAAAGCGTGCCGACAAGGCGCTCTACAAGGCCAAGCAGTTGGGCCGTAACCGTGTATGCGACTGGGAAAGCGAGGTCTGA
- a CDS encoding YgiW/YdeI family stress tolerance OB fold protein, which yields MKRISFRTVLTGSAAATIIAFSSGVMAQYQGPSASESRAASRSPAAQETVRTVQWVKDTGRDDQKVLLRGRVVNRIGDDNYTFADESGELRVEIDDDVFGAQSVDENTLVEIWGEIDFDDGRLKEIEVKSLRVLR from the coding sequence ATGAAGCGAATATCATTCCGAACCGTCCTGACCGGTAGTGCAGCAGCGACGATCATCGCCTTCAGTTCAGGCGTCATGGCGCAGTACCAGGGCCCCAGTGCATCAGAGAGTCGCGCCGCAAGCCGCTCTCCCGCCGCCCAGGAGACGGTCCGCACCGTCCAGTGGGTTAAAGACACCGGGCGCGATGATCAGAAGGTACTTTTGCGGGGGCGTGTGGTCAATCGTATCGGGGACGATAACTACACCTTTGCTGACGAATCTGGTGAGTTACGGGTGGAGATCGATGATGATGTCTTTGGCGCTCAGTCGGTAGACGAGAACACTCTGGTCGAAATATGGGGCGAAATCGATTTTGATGACGGGCGTCTGAAAGAAATCGAGGTCAAGTCCTTGCGCGTACTCCGTTAG
- a CDS encoding glycosyltransferase family 9 protein: MKRVLVVRNDKIGDFMLAWPAMALLAQSGQCEISVLVPEYTADLARMCPWVSHVVIDPGPKAPLARQQEMVDALKALNLDAAIALFSNWRNGVTLRHAQIPYRLAPATKLAQFLYTHRLVQRRSRSLKPEWEYNLELATRFLQDHELPLRSLRPPYMKVAFDERSAARQQIADQLGFSMQDRWMVVHAGSGGSAVNLSIAQYEVLVAEISFKLPGWQILLSAGPQEQAAVGGLNSALLARHVPVSVLPSDQGLRGLVLALSNADCFISGSTGPLHIAGALDVPTVGFFPARRSGTALRWQPLNSRGRHFSVQAEQDKGPDSFAGLDMPSVAQNIVQWLSAVPASPK, translated from the coding sequence ATGAAACGGGTGCTGGTGGTTCGCAATGACAAGATTGGCGACTTCATGCTTGCCTGGCCAGCCATGGCCTTGCTTGCGCAGTCAGGGCAGTGCGAGATATCAGTGCTGGTTCCCGAGTACACGGCTGATTTGGCCAGAATGTGCCCCTGGGTATCACACGTTGTGATTGATCCTGGGCCTAAAGCGCCTTTGGCCAGGCAGCAGGAAATGGTCGATGCGCTCAAGGCGCTGAATCTGGATGCTGCCATTGCACTGTTTTCGAACTGGCGCAATGGTGTCACGCTCAGACATGCCCAGATCCCGTATCGTCTGGCGCCTGCGACCAAGCTGGCACAGTTTCTCTACACGCATCGTCTGGTTCAGCGTCGTTCGCGCTCGCTCAAACCAGAGTGGGAGTACAACCTGGAGCTGGCCACCAGATTTTTGCAGGATCACGAGTTGCCGCTCAGATCGCTTCGTCCCCCGTATATGAAGGTGGCGTTTGATGAGCGCAGCGCAGCCCGTCAGCAGATTGCCGATCAGCTGGGGTTCTCCATGCAGGATCGATGGATGGTCGTGCATGCAGGTTCTGGAGGTTCGGCCGTCAATCTGTCCATAGCCCAGTATGAGGTACTGGTTGCTGAAATCTCGTTCAAGCTGCCTGGCTGGCAGATTCTTCTGTCTGCCGGACCGCAAGAGCAGGCGGCCGTTGGCGGTCTGAACAGCGCTTTGCTTGCCCGCCACGTCCCCGTATCCGTGCTGCCTTCGGATCAGGGGCTCAGAGGGCTGGTGCTGGCTTTGTCCAACGCCGACTGTTTTATATCTGGATCCACAGGCCCACTACATATTGCCGGTGCGCTCGATGTGCCGACAGTGGGTTTTTTCCCTGCGCGTCGTTCAGGAACGGCACTGCGCTGGCAGCCACTCAACTCCCGGGGACGTCATTTTTCGGTTCAGGCGGAACAGGACAAAGGCCCTGACTCGTTCGCCGGTCTGGATATGCCGTCTGTTGCGCAGAACATCGTTCAGTGGCTCAGCGCCGTTCCTGCTTCACCGAAATGA
- a CDS encoding glycosyltransferase family 2 protein has protein sequence MNSEPTRHTQQPLLAIAMIVRNEASNLAACLESCQDLADEIVIVDSGSEDNTAEIAHRFPKVRFFEHNAWRGFGLQRRTAQEHIQAKWVFWIDADERVTPALAASIRQVIHEHSTNDSDTNQTSPSGPRLFSVNRLSWVFGRFIRHSGWHPDWVVRLYQTDATQYSDDTVHEHVMKPANATIIKLDGNLLHYTYRDLQHYLVKSAQYASLWAQQRASHGKKASLGQGVIHALGCFLKMYVFKAGFLDGRQGLLLALLSSHSTFAKYADLWICQQPDSEKPGSAKPGKPH, from the coding sequence ATGAACAGCGAACCCACCCGCCACACACAACAACCCTTACTTGCGATCGCCATGATCGTCAGGAACGAAGCCTCCAATCTGGCTGCCTGCCTGGAGAGCTGCCAGGATCTTGCCGACGAGATCGTGATTGTGGATTCGGGTAGCGAGGACAACACAGCCGAGATCGCCCATCGTTTCCCGAAGGTTCGGTTTTTTGAGCACAACGCCTGGCGGGGGTTTGGTCTGCAGCGCCGGACCGCGCAGGAACATATCCAGGCGAAGTGGGTGTTCTGGATTGACGCAGATGAGCGCGTCACTCCGGCGCTTGCTGCATCTATCCGCCAAGTCATCCATGAACACAGCACGAATGATTCCGACACAAACCAGACGAGTCCATCTGGCCCGCGCCTGTTCAGTGTCAACCGGCTTTCCTGGGTGTTCGGACGGTTCATCCGGCATAGCGGGTGGCACCCGGACTGGGTGGTGCGACTCTACCAGACTGACGCTACACAATATTCGGATGACACTGTGCATGAGCATGTTATGAAACCAGCGAATGCGACCATCATCAAACTGGATGGAAACCTGCTGCACTATACCTACCGGGATCTGCAGCACTATCTGGTCAAGTCTGCACAGTATGCCAGCCTGTGGGCGCAACAGCGGGCATCGCATGGCAAGAAGGCGAGCCTGGGACAGGGCGTGATCCATGCGCTCGGATGTTTCCTGAAAATGTACGTCTTCAAGGCTGGCTTCCTGGACGGCAGGCAAGGACTGCTCCTGGCGCTACTCTCTTCGCATTCCACATTCGCAAAATACGCCGATTTATGGATTTGCCAACAACCAGACTCAGAGAAACCAGGCTCGGCAAAGCCAGGCAAACCGCACTGA